Part of the uncultured Desulfobacter sp. genome, GCAGACACCGGTATCCGGGCCGTGGCCGGCCAGGGCGTCATTGACCACCCTGCCCCGGGCGTTCCTGATCCTGCCGAGAATATCAGTCATGCAAAGGAATTTATCGAAAAAACCCGCGCCCTCTCCCCCCGGGTGACCCCGTCGGTGTTCTGTCACTCACCCTACACCTGTTCAAAACAAACCCTTGTGGCAGGAAAAAACCTTGCCCGGGACAATGGCGTCCTGTTCCAGATCCATGCGGCGGAGACCCGGGCAGAGCCGGAAATGATCCAGGAGAATACAGGTCTATCCGTCATCGCCTACCTGGACAGCCTGGGCATTCTTGATCCCGCCACCCTTTTGGTCCACTGCGTGTGGCTTGATGAAACAGATATTGAGATCATTGCCAAACGCGGATGCGGGGTCATCCATTGCCCGGAATCCAATATGAAACTGGCCTCCGGGGTGGCACCGGCCCCGGACATGACCGCTGCCGGCCTGACCGTGGGTCTTGGCACGGACGGATGCGCCTCCAACAACGACCAGGATATGTTCTCGGAAATGGACACAGCCGCTAAACTGCATAAGGCGGTGCGCCTGGATCCCTGCGTCATGGATGCCCGAACCTGCCTGAAAATGGCCACCATTGACGGGGCAAAGGCCCTGGGGATAGGGGATGTAACCGGTTCCATCCGACCGGGAAAGGCGGCGGACATCATTCTGGTGGACACAAGCGGCCTTCACATGATCCCCATGCATGACCCGTATTCAGGCATCGTCTATGCCGCAAGGGCTTCGGATGTCCTGATGGCGATGGTGGACGGCAAAGTGCGCTTTAAAAAATAAGAAAAAAATATGGAAACCCAAATCGATCATCTCGTTATAGGCGCCAAGACCCTCTCACAGGGTGTAAAGTATGTGAAAAAACGATTGGGCGTTGAGATGCCCTACGGCGGTGTGCATACAAAAATGGGCACCCATAATCATCTGATGCGTACCGGGAAAAATACCTTTATTGAAATAATCGCCATAAATCATGATATTGAACCACCGGATCACCCAAGATGGTTTGGTTTAGACGATCCTTTTATCCGGCAGCAAATCGACACACAGCCATCTTTGCTAACATGGGTCGTCAATACCCACGATATACAGAGACTGATCCAGCGCTCAACGTTATCCCTTGGAAAAGCAGAGTTAATCAGTCGAGGAAAATTAAACTGGTATTTCGGACTTCCTGAAGATGGCCGTCTGTTAGCCGGCGGCATGCTGCCTTACGTGATCCAATGGCAGACAGACACGCACCCATCAGCAAACATGCCGGACCTTGGGTGCCGCCTGGACCGTCTGGAAATATATCATCCCTATCAACGGTGGCTGCAATCTGCGTTATCGTCCATTGACGCATCCGATTTGGTCCAGATTCACGCGTTGTCCAAAAATGAATTTCCTTATATGATTGCATATATAAATTCACCTTTTGGAATAAAAAAACTATGCAGCCGCATCGCCAGGTAGGCAGACACAAAAAGCATGTGCCCTACCGCACAGCACCGGGTTCAAGCCGGTGGAATCATATGCCCCCGGAAGCTTTGAATTTTGCTCTCGGGTAATATTTTTTGTATCGTCGAAAAATTTTGATTTCAGAATTCCGTCTTCCGGACGTGTTGAATTGGCATTTTCCAATCTGGAAAAATGATTTTTTTTGCTTGAAAACAGTCAGTCCTGCCGAATTCAGATGCGAATCCTTCCTGGTCGAGTAAATCAAAGGTTGAATTTACAAAATGATACAGATCGAGACCATCCACATCGTTGTCTCCGGTATCAGGTTCTACGTCCCAAGAACAGGGAGAGATTTCACCATCAATTGAGATTAAATCAGACCCGTCAGCATCACAAAAGTATATGCCTGCCCCGTCATAGCCAAATAACTTACCGTCGCCGAAAGCATTGGGAACACATGACAGATACTTGATCAGGCGTCCTGTTTGGCCGTCATAAAGTCCTGTGTCAAAGCTCAAAAAATTATTGAGTGTTGTATACAAACCGATATTGTGCTCTGTAACATGGCGGGTGGCAAAATCCGAATCAGAAATATTTTGACAAACAACAGTCCCATCAGCACCAACTTATAAGCGGGAATGTCCATTCTTGAGGTACGACAGGTGTCCCAATAGTCCAGTAGCGCTCCGTATAATCCGGATCATCAAATCTGTCCGTAAAAATAGTTGTGTCTGATATGAATCCGTTTGCCTGGTAATTTTGACAGTCGGCGGAAATCCCCCAAAAAATATCAATAGAACCCGCATGGGTCAGGCCCTATCATTCTATTAACCATCCTTTATCTTTTCTCTCATCTTTTTCCAATATTTTTAAATCAATCATAAGAAAATTCGTCGGGGGGTATTGCCGGTCGCTTTATTTATTAATAACGATTTGGGGAGAAAAATTATGTCTAAAAAAAAGGCACTTAAAACATGTTTTGTTGTAGCGGTTGCGCTTCTAATCGGAGTAACAGGAGCTTCGGCAAAACATTGTTCCAAAGGCAAGTTCAAACATAGAAAAAAACATAAACCGGTCATGGTGCAGATTCTGCATACCAACGATCATCACTCCTACCTGGACAGCAGCACTTATGATCTCACCCTTGGCGGTGTTGCCACCCGGCTTCAGATGGGTGGATTTGCAAGCCTTGCCACGCTTATCAAGGAAGAAAGAAATAAAAACACCATTGTGCTGAACAGCGGTGAATTGAACGGCACCCTCTATTTTTCCCTTTTCAAAGGCGAACCGGATTTTCTTGTATTTAATGAGCTGGGGCTCGACGGTTACACGCTTGGGAACCATGAATTTGATGAAGGTGATGAGCGTCTGGCCGAACTGATTGAGATGGCGGATTTCCCAATCCTTTCATCAAATATGACGCCGGAAGCGGCAAGTCCCCTTTACCGGGTTAAGGATCAGATTAAACCCTACGTGATCAAGAAAATACAAGGTGAAAAGATAGGTATCATCGGCATTTTGAAAGTTGAAAAAACCAAGAACTCTTCAATGGTTTCAGATGATGTCACCTTTACCGAAGAGATTGAAGCGGCAAATAATGCCGTTGCTGAACTGAAAGCCCGGGGAATCAATAAAATAATCCTGGTGAGCCATGTTGGATACTATAATGACATCGTTTTTGCCAAAAATGTACCTGGACTTGATGTGATCGTC contains:
- a CDS encoding VOC family protein; its protein translation is METQIDHLVIGAKTLSQGVKYVKKRLGVEMPYGGVHTKMGTHNHLMRTGKNTFIEIIAINHDIEPPDHPRWFGLDDPFIRQQIDTQPSLLTWVVNTHDIQRLIQRSTLSLGKAELISRGKLNWYFGLPEDGRLLAGGMLPYVIQWQTDTHPSANMPDLGCRLDRLEIYHPYQRWLQSALSSIDASDLVQIHALSKNEFPYMIAYINSPFGIKKLCSRIAR
- a CDS encoding amidohydrolase, with protein sequence MENEIVIHNGTLLTMEPGLPVIENAFVSIKADKIAECGPTVPGQNWEGATRIDAGGGIIMPGLINGHTHTPMAMFRGLADDLPLDLWLHEHIFPAEARDVNPESVAQWAAHSCREMLACGITTCCDGYFLETHAAQAMADTGIRAVAGQGVIDHPAPGVPDPAENISHAKEFIEKTRALSPRVTPSVFCHSPYTCSKQTLVAGKNLARDNGVLFQIHAAETRAEPEMIQENTGLSVIAYLDSLGILDPATLLVHCVWLDETDIEIIAKRGCGVIHCPESNMKLASGVAPAPDMTAAGLTVGLGTDGCASNNDQDMFSEMDTAAKLHKAVRLDPCVMDARTCLKMATIDGAKALGIGDVTGSIRPGKAADIILVDTSGLHMIPMHDPYSGIVYAARASDVLMAMVDGKVRFKK